In the genome of Corallococcus soli, one region contains:
- the rplC gene encoding 50S ribosomal protein L3: protein MKGLIGKKIGMTQVFNDEGNLVPVTVIDVNTCLVVGKRTPEKDQYSAVTVGFGEIREKLLNKPQLGFFKKASATPRRHLREFRVTAEEAAAFNVGDAVKADMFAKGELVDVTGVTKGRGFSGVMRRWSFKGSQTKTHGTHEYQRHPGAIGQRKTPGRTYPNKKMPGHYGVERNTTQNLTVVDVDVEKGLVLVKGTVAGHNDGIVIVRPSIKVAMRAAHKAAR, encoded by the coding sequence GTGAAGGGTCTGATTGGCAAGAAGATCGGCATGACCCAGGTGTTCAACGACGAGGGCAACCTCGTTCCGGTGACGGTCATCGACGTCAACACCTGTCTGGTTGTCGGCAAGCGCACTCCGGAGAAGGATCAGTACTCCGCGGTGACCGTGGGCTTCGGCGAGATCCGCGAGAAGCTCCTGAACAAGCCGCAGCTCGGCTTCTTCAAGAAGGCCAGCGCGACCCCGCGCCGGCACCTGCGTGAGTTCCGCGTCACGGCCGAAGAGGCCGCCGCGTTCAACGTGGGCGACGCCGTCAAGGCGGACATGTTCGCCAAGGGCGAGCTGGTGGACGTCACGGGCGTCACCAAGGGCCGCGGCTTCTCCGGCGTCATGCGCCGTTGGAGCTTCAAGGGTTCGCAGACGAAGACGCACGGTACGCACGAGTATCAGCGTCACCCGGGCGCCATCGGTCAGCGTAAGACGCCCGGCCGTACGTACCCGAACAAGAAGATGCCGGGTCACTACGGCGTCGAGCGCAACACCACCCAGAACCTGACGGTGGTGGACGTGGACGTGGAGAAGGGCCTCGTGCTCGTCAAGGGCACGGTCGCCGGCCACAACGACGGCATCGTCATCGTGCGCCCCAGCATCAAGGTCGCGATGCGCGCCGCGCACAAGGCCGCGCGCTAG
- a CDS encoding outer membrane beta-barrel domain-containing protein, producing MRPFRSIALLVAAVPALAFAQGAAPAQPQAAPGTPVSQGPETTAPTPSPAEPPERSRTQREAPAVPQAAPERPTAPPAAAPGTEPADADDASDTPAPAPGPTSGTVPADAPVLESPETGEAPRTTDARQQRLVNGAPLYNPNVNVHIVQKKRFADEGKHELVLYPGVVQVNGKFTNHVGTALHYVYHLQENFALQVGGQYNWYSDESDFNLELIDKVREQAQAASSLLLQWGAHAGVEVTPLYGKFAFFNNSLAQFSVVLSGGAGVGKTRHLIRPKVANEVDGQTYDVPARFGDTGNKFLGEVGGGFRVQFGESYALRLEVRDLIYTARVDKVDGCNLGDFEALEAARAANQPFDGLALSSSCKVAKFDGVDPDTKKNYREDIILGRDLVAEPSSDVLNNVSFYAGFSMLF from the coding sequence ATGCGACCCTTCCGTTCCATCGCGCTCCTCGTCGCCGCGGTGCCAGCCCTCGCGTTCGCGCAAGGTGCCGCCCCGGCGCAGCCGCAGGCCGCCCCCGGGACGCCCGTCTCCCAGGGCCCGGAGACGACTGCTCCCACCCCTTCACCCGCCGAACCTCCCGAGCGCTCGCGCACCCAGCGGGAAGCGCCCGCGGTGCCCCAGGCCGCCCCCGAGCGCCCGACGGCGCCGCCCGCGGCGGCTCCCGGCACCGAACCCGCTGACGCGGACGACGCGAGCGACACGCCCGCTCCCGCCCCGGGCCCCACGTCCGGCACCGTGCCGGCGGATGCCCCGGTGCTGGAGTCGCCGGAGACCGGCGAGGCCCCGCGCACGACGGACGCGCGGCAGCAGCGGCTGGTGAACGGCGCGCCGCTCTACAACCCGAACGTGAACGTCCACATCGTCCAGAAGAAGCGCTTCGCGGACGAGGGCAAGCACGAGCTGGTGCTGTACCCTGGCGTCGTCCAGGTGAACGGCAAGTTCACCAACCATGTGGGCACCGCGCTGCACTACGTCTACCACCTGCAGGAGAACTTCGCCCTCCAGGTGGGCGGCCAGTACAACTGGTACTCCGACGAGAGCGACTTCAACCTGGAGCTCATCGACAAGGTGCGCGAGCAGGCGCAGGCCGCGTCCTCGCTGCTGCTCCAGTGGGGCGCGCACGCGGGCGTGGAGGTGACGCCGCTCTACGGCAAGTTCGCCTTCTTCAACAACTCGCTGGCGCAGTTCAGCGTGGTGCTGTCCGGCGGCGCGGGCGTGGGCAAGACGCGGCACCTCATCCGCCCCAAGGTGGCCAACGAGGTGGACGGGCAGACGTACGACGTGCCCGCGCGCTTCGGCGACACCGGCAACAAGTTCCTGGGCGAGGTGGGCGGCGGCTTCCGCGTGCAGTTCGGCGAGTCCTACGCCCTCCGCCTGGAGGTCCGCGACCTCATCTACACCGCGCGCGTGGACAAGGTGGACGGCTGCAACCTGGGTGACTTCGAGGCGCTGGAGGCCGCCCGGGCCGCGAACCAGCCCTTCGACGGCCTGGCGTTGAGCAGCAGCTGCAAGGTCGCCAAGTTCGACGGCGTCGATCCGGACACGAAGAAGAACTACCGCGAGGACATCATCCTCGGCCGCGACCTGGTGGCCGAGCCCTCGTCGGACGTCCTCAACAACGTCAGCTTCTACGCTGGCTTCTCGATGCTCTTCTAA
- a CDS encoding outer membrane beta-barrel domain-containing protein has protein sequence MNARTLRVFAALCITLTALGAAAQEDGVLDSAVVRNRLYKPAGHPELSLSVGLPVQTHLTAHYFFNVGLAYNLFDTFALEARAGYAASRHTGLARSISESFLDREDKRVTDELEDLWRMNLHGVIGARWAPIYGKISLVADVPVHFQTYLWVGGGLGNLKRESVIQCTQVVDRAAGVCDNRTAVDDRGSATENYWVKESRVAPVVSAALGFRFFVNARHGIRLELRDWIFKDSYRVNLLRDDWEAGNPTGEPAGSPGLTHLVQFDLGYTFSF, from the coding sequence ATGAACGCACGCACGCTTCGCGTCTTCGCAGCGCTGTGCATCACGCTGACGGCGCTCGGCGCCGCCGCACAGGAAGACGGCGTCCTGGACTCCGCGGTCGTCCGCAACCGTCTCTACAAGCCCGCGGGGCATCCGGAGCTGTCCCTGTCCGTGGGCCTGCCGGTGCAGACGCACCTGACGGCGCACTACTTCTTCAACGTCGGCCTCGCCTACAACCTGTTCGACACGTTCGCGCTGGAGGCGCGCGCGGGCTACGCCGCCAGCCGCCACACGGGCCTGGCGCGCTCCATCTCCGAGTCCTTCCTGGATCGCGAGGACAAGCGCGTCACGGACGAGCTGGAGGACCTGTGGCGGATGAACCTGCACGGCGTCATCGGCGCGCGGTGGGCCCCCATCTACGGGAAGATCAGCCTGGTGGCGGACGTCCCGGTGCACTTCCAGACCTACCTCTGGGTGGGCGGCGGGCTGGGCAACCTCAAGCGCGAGTCGGTCATCCAGTGCACCCAGGTGGTGGACCGGGCCGCGGGCGTCTGTGACAACCGCACGGCCGTGGACGACCGGGGCAGCGCCACGGAGAACTACTGGGTGAAGGAGTCGCGCGTGGCGCCGGTGGTGTCCGCGGCGCTGGGCTTCCGCTTCTTCGTCAACGCGCGGCACGGCATCCGGCTGGAGCTGCGCGACTGGATCTTCAAGGACAGCTACCGCGTGAACCTGCTGCGCGACGACTGGGAGGCCGGCAATCCCACCGGCGAGCCCGCCGGCAGCCCGGGCCTCACGCACCTGGTGCAGTTCGACCTCGGCTACACCTTCTCGTTCTGA